Part of the Benincasa hispida cultivar B227 chromosome 12, ASM972705v1, whole genome shotgun sequence genome is shown below.
CTATATTATTCTAGTCAATTTCCTGCCCCAGATCAAAAACCCACAGTTTTCTAAGGGAAAATTTATAGAGAGATCACTTCGCACCTAAGGTCGGGAACTGCCCCGGGTCTTCAATGGATGGGGCTGCAACATTGCTCATTGAGCTACCACTGTATCCTCCCCTTAAACCACGGCCACGACCCCTTCCTCGGCCACCAGGGGCGTAGTGTCGCTCTCCTTCCGCAGGCCTCAAAAACTCATTAATACTCAAAGACTAACAAGTGGACAAAAAAAACCAgtcaatttaatttaaccttttaaaaggtctatttttcaaattttcaggattttttaaaaaccaaatgccCAATTTACATAGCAATGTACGTAAaacattttatcaatgaaatatGAGACTGCTTCTCATTATAGaaaaaagaaggggaaaaaaaaaagacatggAGAACATTTCTGTGTTATGAAGGGCTAAAAAACAATGTCCTAGGGCAagcaaaataaatgaaattttcattGATGTTATAAAAAGAGTCTAATGCCTAACATACAATGATATGTAACGGAACACAAAATGAATTTAGAACCATAGCTTTGTATAAAAATGTATTTGGAAGCAAATTCTATCATCTGGAATAAACATACTTAAACgaattaaattcattctttaGGAATCTAGTGTAATCAAATTGAAGATCATTGCAATTTAAAGCTGGCATTTTTAATGAAGATCAAGAAAGTTGGAAGATAaaggtcaaataaaatacttcaaagcacaattttataataaacttCTTTTCCTCTAATAATGGTTCTAAATAATCAAAAgggaaaaatacctttttagtcCCCGAGTTTTCAAGAATATGTGCATTCGGTCTATGAGGTTTCAATTTGGCCATTTTAGTTCAAGTTTTACAAAATAGGTCTAAAAGgttcttattcttattttctaaattaattagatatttttttaatattcttttaaattttgatatgacatttttaaataaaaaatatattttctctctcctctctcttccCATTCACTaactcttctctcttctctctacTCCCTTCTCCACgattcttctctctctctccctcttcccCTGCCTTCACCATTCTTCCTTCTTTACTGATCCATTTTCTTCAATAGCAAAGCGTACTACAATTGAATTCGACACCACCATCTTGGCGagaacttgttttttttttcagtacCATTGGCAtcgatagaaaaaaaaataaaatcataagtttttatatgaacatttcaaagaaTTTGTACAATTTCATAATCTCCATTTGTGTCAAGCTTTACTCATTTTTAAATTACAGAGTGCAAATCTGCTAGTTGAAATAATTAATATCGGCACATTCTCATGAAACTTAAAAATTGTTAGAAGTTTAATCTTTCTCTACTTGACAACATGGCCTATCGCATGAAAGTTTAGAAGgtttgaagaataaaagaaaataagaggCCAAAGGGAATGTGTCCATTGGAGGAAGGAGAGAAGAGATGGAACTGGAAAGTGGGAACGATGATGGAAGAAGGGGAGGGGAGGAGAGAGAAGTGGAGAGTGGATGGGAAGAGGGAGGAGagagaatatatttttttattaatgtcatatcaaaatttaaaagaatataaaaaatatctaattaatttagaaaatgagaataaggaccttttaaaaacctattttgtaaaactgaaggactaaaatgactaaattgaaaccataGGAACCAAATGCACATATTCTTGAAAATTTGGGGAACCTAAAAAGGTATTTTCAATTTCTTCTGGTCAACCTGAGCATAGGCTCACCAAGTAGGTCACCTCCCTCTACCTACTCTAATAGGTCATTAGTGCAAATTTCAACCATATGTAAATAATACTCTTCAAGAAAAACAAATTCAACTAAATTTCTTTTGGTAGGTTCCAGATAAACCCAATAAAGAGCATCCTATGTGCTTGCAGGACAACGTTGTTTCAAAATATAAGGCTTGAGGAAAGGAAGATGTGAGGTTAGACTACGATGGAACAGAAGAAGTTGCCTCTGCCTATGTTGAACAAGAGGCACACTTATTGACGCTATATGGACGGATTTCTACCCAAGAAAAGTTAAATTCTTCCTCTGGAAAATTAGTCACAATGCCATCAATACAAATGATAAAATCCAGAGACGTTTCCCACAAGTGGCCCTCTCTCCACAGTGCTGCCATCTTTGCTACGCTGCTTATGAGACCCCAAACCACCTTTTCATTCACTGCCCATTTACCAAGCATTTTTGGAAAGAGATCACCTTTGGATGGTCTACTCCACTTCCTAATGATTTATCGAGCCTCCTCATGTATACTCTCTCACTGGCAATCCTTTTGCCTCACACAAGAAGATTTGTGGTCACATATGATTCGCGCTTTCTGATGGTTATTATAGAAGGAGAGGAACAATCATCTCTTCAATGATAAAGGACGCTCTTTTTGACATCTTTTTTGAACATATTATCCACCTTGCTATGACTCGGTGCAAATGTATATTTATCTTTACATCTTATGATCTTACATCTCTTTTGACCCATTGGAGAAGTCTTCTCTAACTCCTTTGGTTCCAGACAATCTCACCTTTTgtaaatttcatacatcaatggATTTTGTTtctcataaaaaagaaaaagaaaaagaaaaagaaagaacgaAGAAaactcaattttcttttcttctccccttttactattttatttttgtctatttttctTTGTTCATTTAATTCATCATAACAacattggaaaaaaatataggCTCGTAGGGTCTGGAGTCACGTTCTTTCACCATCTTCTTGGGGCAAGGCAAAATTTCAGTTTCTCCagatttttttctctattttcagGATGATCTTAGATGAATAACTCATGAAAACTAATGTATATTGTGATCGGCAATTGAGATCTTTCACTCTTTTATAATGTTGTTATGTTATGATataattttaaagttcaaaatgAGACTTATGGACAAAGACTTACACTCGCCTCACTATGGAAAAGAAAAGCTGGAGGCTGCTCTAAGACTTCTAAAATTTTGCCGGGCATCAAAACCAAGTAAACAATGTAATGGGCAGAAATCTTTAAAGAAAATGAGGCAATAATACCTTCTTAGTTCTCTCCTCCTTATCTGCAATTTCTTTTCGCTTATCCTTCTCGGATCCCTACAAGTGGAGTAAGAAATGAGATGAAACTGCCAAGTCCTCATTTAATGTACCAAGAGGCCAAGGGTCATAAGATCCCATAGGCCATGGATAATCAACTATGAAAGAGGATTAAGTCGGTGTACCAATTTAATAAAGATTTCGTTGTTGTCCTTCTTGCTTGAAAGTTGTTGCATGGATGCAAATTCTTTAGGATCCACCTTCCTCTCCTCAGTTTTTAGAGCTAGAAGGGCCTTCCTTTTATCCTCAAGCAACTTTTCATACTCCTCCAGTGTCATTTCCTGCATCAAGAAAAAGAGAGCAAATTAGATTCAAAATCAAGTCAAACAGTACAATGGTGTTTGCAACCCAGAGCCCACCAGACTAATATATGCAATCAAATTTACAACTGCTACATGTATCAAATTTGTGCTACTAAAAGTAAAGTAATAAAGCCTGTTCAAGTTGACATGCTTTTCAACCACAAGAAAATCAAGGGCAAGTGAGATAATAGGCCCCAGATTTAAGAGAAATTTACAAAAACTGAAGATAATAACCTTGTCTTCTGGTACTGCTTCCTCCGGTTCTTTAGCAGGGTTCTCTGTATTGACCCCTGATGTATCATCCTCTTGAATAGGCTTCTCGTCACCTACATTCTTTTCAGTTTCATTAACAGCTTCCTCCGGCACCCTAAATATAAAACAGAAATTTATAGGCTACAAGAGAGGATaacacaaacataaaaaatgCAACCCCCCTCCCTCAAAAGAAAAATGAGGCTAGCCAAGCTCCTTGTAATATGTTGGGTGGTTGAGTGCATCTTCACATATTGGGAAAGGCATTGACCATAGAATTTTGTCTTTCAAGCCAACCTGGTGGCTTCTATGAGAAAGGGATTGAGAAGAAGGCTCATGTATGCACCTAATACCAGGAAAAAGACATCCATGAAGATGGAAGATATACACATGTACTTACTCAGCAAATTCGTCAGTTGACCTTCCCCAATTTCCACGACCAGCCCCTTCACGTTTAAATTCATTTCTGGTCATAAAATCAGGAATGAAGTGTCAAAACAGTGCAGAACATACAGCAGGGGAATGcattgaattttaaaagaatAGACGCTCACCCACGGCCAGTTCCACTGTGGCGTTCAAATGCTCTACGAGGGCGTTCCCCATCAGCAGCCTCTCCATTATTGAAACCACCCCGACGGCCACCACGACCACGAGGCCCACCATATCCACGTCTTTCCGCTGTTTTTCCACCCTCTCCATCTTCAGGTGCATTAGTGCTCTCATTATTGGCAAAGTCACGATTGAAGCCACCACCCTCACGACCTCGCCCATATCCCCGTCCTCCCCCCCGTCCACTGCCACGACCTCCACGACTGCCTTCATTCCTTGATTCTCTTACTACTCAAAGTAAGAAAAAGATTGTCTCAATCACTCAATGGATAATTCATTCCAGTCCACTCATAAGAATCCGATGGTCAGAGCAATAGTAGGTTGGTAAATTATAATCTAAAAGGACGGCAAAATGTTAAAAAAGCAAGACTAACAAgataatgaaaaattgattgcACACTCCTAAGTTCCTGAAAAAGTCCCCAAATCAACAAACAATCATAAATTCAGCTTGGTAATGTCCAACTGTTATCATAGATTCAAATCATTAATAATCATGAACAAAAACAACATATCATagtaagaaaacaaaaatttatctaaacCTTGAAACATTTAAATAGAATTTATTAATTCACAACTGCATTACAGACATCAGATAAGGTATTGATACTTTCAACTCATTAATGTTCCAATCAAAGTACCTAAGCAGACACGTCATTGGGTATTATCTGAATtacaaacaaaacttaaatgcAAAAACACAATATAACAAAGCCAACTATTACATCCTACTAAtcctttgtaaaaaaaaaaaggtagctTTAATACTTCGACCCAATTAAAAACAGTAACCACCCTTCACTCTTGCACAGTTTTAGAGCAGAAGGCCAAACAGCTAGAAAcgaaacaataaacaatatatgaaaaatgtaaaatcaattaaccaaaacgattaaaaaaacatcaataatCAAAACCAAACCAGAAATTTTAGAAACGAAGAATCTAACCAGCCTGAGCAGGTGGAAGGGGCTTGGAAGGAAGACTAGCAGGCTTATTCGCCACCGGTTTCGTCTGAGCAGGGCCTTTCTTAGACGGCGGCGCCGCCACCGCCGCCACCTGATTAGCCGCAATTAGCTGCGACGGGTCCTCAGCGTCATCATCTCCCAACAAATCAAAAGGATTAACGGTCGCCATTTTCGAACAATCTCGAAACCAAAAACCCCAAAAAAGACctcaaagaaaaggaaattccACTCCGAGAAAGGCGAGCAGAAAACCTATCTAAACAAGAGCTCCATGattataataaaagaaagaataagAGATCTGTAgagaaagaagaggaagaggaaaaggAAGAACCCTAGCCGCAATCGAAGTGAGTAATGTGAGTAGGAGCAAAAGAAGTCGACTGACCTAAATTCCTCAATTTATTTGTGTCCTTCCAACGTTTATTTGTATGAATTATACAACTTGTGTGCCTtcccaataaatatatatttatttcggaaaaaaaatattattgtcatAGTTGGTtcggtttttttaaaaaaaaaaaaaaaaaaattgcaggCGAATTGAAATTCAAACCAAACcgtttgattttataaaatagagAACCAAATCGATGTCCAATAAGGaacaaaacaaattatttagaTTTTGATTGAATTGGTTCCATGTTGGTTTGGTTTTCGGTTTTGAGTCCATACGGTCATTTTgcttgttcttcttcttttcaattttatttcggttttattttgaattgatcatttttatttatctcaaattaaaatttgacttaattattttttgtagattaaaattaggtatttttttcttttctttcagaTAATAATAACTAGATTTTTTTCTAATGTTTATATGAACTCTAATAAGTAAAATATTgaaagtaaaattaataatacaaTCCATCATTCATCCAAGGAAATAAAATACTAATGTACATTGTGATGGTGTTGACATTCAGCATGCAAAAACAATTAGAATCTTAAGTACtataattccatcaattttaacaaataaacatgcaagatcaaataaaaatacTAGTAGGGTTTCTAAAATTATACATTTGTTGAACTCTTCAATCATtaaatttcagctcaaaattcTTTACCGACAAGCTGTAAATcaccacttgatcttctttATTATCTTTTAGGACCTTAAATTGGATGGTAAAACCCAAAAAGAGAGATCAATCGAAGGGATTTTTATTGGCAAGAAAAAACCTTATGAGAAACCACTTTTCACTTTTCTCATCCCAATGTCTATAGAAGGCCAccttttttctcaaatttttcttcttttatcgAAGATATACATGCAAAGTTGAAGTTAACAACATATAGATACTCCATCCTCATGCACTCTGAGTGGGATAGGTGTTGAAATAGTGAGATAAGTGGGAAAACCCAATCATTATTTCCttattttgaacttttcaaaattgaaatcaagatgaattttaaaacaaaattcatttctttaaattaatttttatccaaaattaatttaaataattaattaaacaaatttaattaattaaaataatttaatatcaaatatttaattctagAAACATCAATTCCTTAAACGTTAATCCATAttcatgtaatatttaaatcaaatttaaatattattcaattctccaatttcatttaattcgataatGAAGCgtataattatatcgtatatgattattgattcccttaattcaaatttgaatattttaaatttactgctattataaggtttaatccatttgtgagctagtagggggacctaatggacctacaaatcatgggctccaatgatctgacATTAACCGATTAGACTCTTTAACCTacttaaccaacattcattaactattagATCACtacactaaagcctagtagttgcactctatcactttagatatatttctgtccacttaatataaccataatcaggaAGTTGACCATtgacaagttgttcgtaatatcggctaggtcaaaatttgttttacccctaagattacatcttgttccttaaatcccattgatcctctaatgaataattggtttgtgatccaatcaccaaaccgagtccctcgggctaatgagagggtggggtccttgttcaaaacctggagttagtacttaagggaacaacctctctactatccctaaaaacgagtatgagtgaattccatcttgcttcctatgtccccaactatctacttgATCTTACCCCtcaaatgggaagcttattgagacgacactattgagccaaccttcacccatacaaatctaaggataatcttgaataaataggagttcatggttagctcaggattaaggtcaagttacctaggtcatcattttgaaatagtcaatcttaaatagtaaacaatgttataaagtaagagtgacttattttttggtccggtcttatacaattTCTTTGCATAAGACGCCTCCatttgcatgtcttcacatgaacgatttaggatcacatcatttgtactaaatacaaagtgagtcgcattcgatagtgtttccataataaggtacccagccttatccgtatactatagaccgttttggctatctactcaaacttgatccactctcatgacttcacataaagttcaaatactcatgtaatagccgtggatcttagtttattggatttagttctcacaagtgcaatttatatattcaataacagttttattgagtAAAcctcaataattattttattgcaaatagaatatgttttaattttacaaactgcgagttttaggacatacaacctaacaCATTGTTCATCAAAATTTAAGTGTGTATATATACTATTAGTTTGGTTcgattttgattgatttttcaataaaaaccAAACTGATCCaatgattttttgttttcttcaaaTACAAACCAACATGTCTAACTTTTACACTAAAAAACCAAATTAAACCAATGGATCAGTTTGAAttgatttttgtcaattttttggatttttgttgCTCTCCTAGTGTATAAGTTTAAAAGGTTCATCTACTAATAGaactattaaatatttgaaaaatttgtatggatgaccccTATTTAGGGGCCACTCGAAAATTTcccttatttgaaaaaaaatgctCAAAATTTAACCTTCTGCTTATGTCAACTGTGTGTGGAAGTACCATTTTAACCCTAAAACGGGTACAAGCCCAGACACAACCTAGATTTCTTGCTCTTACCTCTCACTCCTTCATCTCGTTCCTCAATTCACGTAGCCCTCCTTCATCTTTTTCCTTGACTTTTCCCCTTATTTTGAATTCTTCCCCTTGCTTCTTCCTCGTcaattttctagtttttttcctttgagttttttcattcatttgaattctcactctTGCTTCTTCCTCTCGTTTCTTGGTCTCACTCTCGCTTCTTCCTCTTACTTATTGGTCTCACTCTTGCTTCTTCTTCTCGTTCTAATTCACGCTTCAACTTACATCTTTgattcaagaagaagaagaagatgtcaACATAAACAAAAGAAATCACCGGAATAAATAGGGCATCTGAAGAAGGATGGAAAGGAAATCTGGacataaaaaggaaaaacaaaggaGCTACATAAACATAAATCgccagaaaa
Proteins encoded:
- the LOC120066997 gene encoding RGG repeats nuclear RNA binding protein A-like, encoding MATVNPFDLLGDDDAEDPSQLIAANQVAAVAAPPSKKGPAQTKPVANKPASLPSKPLPPAQAVRESRNEGSRGGRGSGRGGGRGYGRGREGGGFNRDFANNESTNAPEDGEGGKTAERRGYGGPRGRGGRRGGFNNGEAADGERPRRAFERHSGTGRGNEFKREGAGRGNWGRSTDEFAEVPEEAVNETEKNVGDEKPIQEDDTSGVNTENPAKEPEEAVPEDKEMTLEEYEKLLEDKRKALLALKTEERKVDPKEFASMQQLSSKKDNNEIFIKLGSEKDKRKEIADKEERTKKSLSINEFLRPAEGERHYAPGGRGRGRGRGLRGGYSGSSMSNVAAPSIEDPGQFPTLGAK